Proteins from a genomic interval of Deltaproteobacteria bacterium:
- a CDS encoding DUF1697 domain-containing protein, translating into MARAETGAVETYVALLRGINVGGKNVLPMKELARLFADAGAADVRTYIQSGNVVFRAGAKVVATLASRVGDAIRREFGFDSPVILRSADELRLALERNPFANEDSERLHFMFMRDEPAPERVAKLDPHRSPPDRFAVRGREVYLHLPGGAGKSKPTNAYFDATLATIGTIRNMRTVIALIAMCGQG; encoded by the coding sequence ATGGCGAGAGCCGAAACGGGAGCCGTCGAAACGTATGTCGCGTTGCTGCGAGGCATCAACGTCGGCGGCAAGAACGTGCTGCCGATGAAGGAACTCGCGCGCCTTTTCGCGGATGCCGGCGCGGCAGACGTCCGCACGTACATCCAGAGCGGGAATGTGGTCTTTCGCGCTGGTGCGAAAGTCGTCGCGACACTCGCGAGCCGCGTCGGCGATGCCATCCGGCGCGAGTTCGGGTTCGATTCGCCGGTCATTCTTCGCTCGGCGGACGAACTGCGCCTCGCGCTCGAGCGGAACCCCTTCGCGAATGAGGATTCGGAGCGCCTGCACTTCATGTTTATGCGCGACGAACCCGCGCCGGAGCGCGTCGCGAAGCTCGACCCGCACCGCTCGCCGCCAGATCGATTCGCCGTGCGCGGGCGCGAGGTCTACCTGCACCTACCCGGCGGCGCGGGAAAGTCGAAACCCACGAACGCGTACTTCGACGCGACGCTCGCGACGATCGGAACGATCCGCAACATGCGGACCGTGATCGCGCTGATCGCGATGTGCGGGCAGGGTTAG
- a CDS encoding SRPBCC domain-containing protein codes for MAGKRTVAAVVTRRFAASADRVFAAWLDPAAAMRWFGPGQGEVVRAEFDAQVGGRFSIVQRRNGADIDHTGVYLEIAAPRRLVFTWGIAPESGEGSRVAIDITPDGYGCVLTLRHELDPEWEDFLDRTRDAWAKMLDAMGEVVGSSV; via the coding sequence ATGGCGGGCAAACGCACGGTCGCGGCGGTGGTCACACGGCGATTCGCCGCGTCCGCCGATCGCGTGTTCGCGGCGTGGCTCGATCCCGCCGCGGCGATGCGCTGGTTCGGCCCTGGGCAGGGCGAGGTGGTGCGCGCCGAGTTCGATGCGCAGGTCGGCGGGCGATTCTCCATCGTTCAGCGGCGCAACGGCGCGGACATCGACCACACAGGGGTATATCTGGAAATCGCCGCGCCGCGCCGCCTCGTGTTCACGTGGGGGATCGCGCCGGAATCGGGCGAGGGCTCGCGCGTCGCGATCGACATCACACCGGACGGCTACGGCTGCGTGCTCACGCTGCGCCATGAACTCGATCCCGAGTGGGAAGACTTTCTCGACCGCACGCGCGATGCGTGGGCGAAGATGCTGGACGCGATGGGGGAGGTCGTGGGATCGTCCGTCTGA